A portion of the Longimicrobium sp. genome contains these proteins:
- a CDS encoding helix-hairpin-helix domain-containing protein, protein MGATSQERLALGVAALLLAAGAVARVAASDRPAPLAGAPAVESAAASRLLGEVADSVARAERRRAPLGEGERLDPNTASADELDRLPGVGPSLAARIVARRTERGRFRTLADLDSVPGVGPALLR, encoded by the coding sequence ATGGGGGCCACCTCGCAGGAGCGCCTGGCGCTGGGTGTGGCCGCGCTGCTGCTGGCCGCGGGCGCCGTGGCGCGCGTGGCGGCGTCGGACCGGCCGGCGCCGCTGGCGGGCGCGCCGGCCGTGGAAAGCGCTGCGGCGTCGCGGCTGCTGGGCGAGGTGGCGGACTCCGTCGCCCGCGCCGAGCGCCGCCGTGCGCCCCTCGGTGAAGGGGAGCGGCTGGACCCGAACACCGCGTCCGCGGACGAGCTGGACCGACTTCCCGGCGTGGGCCCTTCGCTCGCGGCGCGGATCGTCGCCCGGCGGACGGAGCGGGGCCGCTTCCGCACGCTCGCCGACCTGGACTCGGTGCCCGGCGTCGGTCCGGCGCTGCTGCGGC
- a CDS encoding M28 family peptidase: protein MIPTRGRARSAAAALTLLLASCSRAAPPPPEFSAARAWTHLTAQVGFGPRYPGDKGSRRQLLWLVDELKFRADTVIQQPFTAPGEGGRPVKLTNVLARFRPELKERILLVAHRDTRRRADGSYDPLDRRFPTPGANVNASGVAVLMEIAQLLKEQPAPVGVDILFADGDDFRDEADFAGTRHFLAQMPGYRPRYAVVLQGVGDKLAEFPRDSLSVATAAEATARVWEAAKAAAADSVFVQRTAPPMRNAGRVLAAAGIPTVIVADREYGPDNARWHAITDKPEFVSRETLGLVGRVLATAVFGEQPAAGEN from the coding sequence TTGATACCAACGCGCGGGCGCGCCCGTTCCGCAGCGGCGGCTCTCACCCTGCTGCTGGCCTCCTGCTCGCGGGCCGCGCCGCCCCCGCCGGAGTTCAGCGCGGCCCGGGCATGGACGCACCTGACCGCGCAGGTGGGCTTCGGGCCGCGGTACCCGGGCGACAAGGGGAGCCGGCGGCAGCTGCTGTGGCTGGTGGACGAGCTGAAGTTCCGCGCCGACACCGTCATCCAGCAGCCGTTCACCGCGCCGGGCGAGGGCGGGCGGCCCGTGAAGCTGACCAACGTGCTGGCCCGATTTCGCCCCGAGCTCAAGGAGCGCATTCTCCTGGTGGCCCACCGCGACACCCGCCGCCGCGCCGACGGTTCGTACGATCCGCTGGACCGCCGCTTTCCCACCCCCGGTGCCAACGTGAACGCCTCGGGGGTGGCGGTGTTGATGGAAATCGCGCAGCTGCTGAAGGAGCAGCCCGCGCCCGTGGGCGTCGACATCCTGTTCGCGGATGGCGACGACTTCCGCGACGAGGCCGACTTCGCGGGCACCCGCCACTTCCTGGCCCAGATGCCCGGCTATCGCCCCCGCTACGCCGTGGTCCTGCAGGGCGTGGGCGACAAGCTGGCCGAGTTCCCGCGCGACTCGCTTTCCGTCGCCACGGCGGCCGAGGCCACCGCGCGGGTGTGGGAGGCGGCGAAGGCGGCGGCCGCGGACAGCGTGTTCGTGCAGCGGACTGCTCCGCCCATGCGGAACGCGGGGCGGGTGCTTGCCGCGGCGGGGATCCCCACGGTGATCGTCGCCGACCGCGAGTACGGGCCCGACAACGCGCGCTGGCACGCCATCACCGACAAGCCGGAATTCGTTTCGCGCGAAACGCTGGGGCTGGTTGGGCGCGTACTGGCGACTGCCGTGTTCGGCGAGCAGCCGGCCGCCGGGGAGAACTGA